A stretch of Balaenoptera ricei isolate mBalRic1 chromosome 9, mBalRic1.hap2, whole genome shotgun sequence DNA encodes these proteins:
- the URGCP gene encoding up-regulator of cell proliferation isoform X1: MASPGHSDLGEVAPEIKASDRRTAVAIADLEWREMEGDDDGPNEAQDSDFPTVERSRLQEMLSLLGLETYQAQKLSLQDSLQISSDSVKNWAPHAPKDLPWSFLRKLQALNAEARNTTMVLDAPPDARPVEKESQVEEETIYWDTADDISADIYSFSELPTPDTPVNPLDLLCALLLSSDSFLQQEIVLKMSLCQFALPLVLPDPENHYHTFLLWAMRGTVRTWGSQPPRAVGSFREDSMVLSRAPAFAFVRMEVSSNSKSQLLNAVLSPGHRQRDCFWHRDLNLGTNPREIADGLVEISWFLPSGREDLDIFPEPVAFLNLRGDIGSHWLQFKLLTEISSAVFILTDNISKKEYKLLYSMKGSATKYYFILSPYRGKRNTNLRFLNRLIPVLKMDHSHVLVKVSSTDSAGFVRRVRAIVAHVARSPCRRVSVEDMANAARKLGLRVDEDCAECQRAKGRMEQITRKIKDSDAYRRDELRLQGDPWRKAAQVEKELCQVQWAGDPPEKYRAELRHRLLELRMQQNGHNPAWGLQEFISGISSPSPGEKQYFLRWMEWGLARAAQPRPRPSPETTLTLRPKHCGAVDLGEPLWPEPLGVEHFLREMGQFYEAESCLVEAGKLPAGQRRFAHFPGLALELLLRGLPLELIDGNTLSTPLRWVTGLLKELHVRLERRSRLVVLSALGVPGTGKSTLLNAMFGLRFATGRGRGPRGAFMQLLTVAESFSQDLGCDHILVIDSGGLIGGVLTEAGERFEQEASLATLIMGLSNVTVVSLAETRDIPPAILHAFLRLEKTGHMPNYQFVYQSLHDASAPGTKPRERKQLLAQPRDASRATVQMEDQGGGIRTLAGLAFCDPEKQHVWHIPGLWHGVPPMAAVSLGYSEAIFELKRCLLENIRNGLSNQNKNVQQLIELVRRL; encoded by the exons atttggaatggagagaaatggaaggaGATGATG ATGGTCCGAATGAGGCTCAGGACAGTGACTTTCCAACAG TGGAGAGGAGCAGACTACAAGAAATGCTGTCCCTCTTGGGACTAGAGACGTACCAGGCGCAGAAGCTCAGCCTCCAGGACTCCTTGCAGATCAGCAGTGACAGCGTGAAGAACTGGGCTCCTCACGCTCCCAAAGACTTGCCCTGGAGTTTCCTCAGGAAGCTGCAGGCCCTCAACGCCGAGGCCAGGAACACCACCATGGTGCTGGACGCGCCCCCGGACGCCAGGCCTGTGGAGAAGGAGAGCCAGGTGGAAGAGGAGACCATCTACTGGGACACGGCCGACGACATCTCCGCGGACATCTATTCCTTCTCCGAGCTGCCGACGCCCGACACGCCTGTGAACCCCTTGGACCTTCTCTGTGCCCTCCTGCTCTCCTCAGATAGTTTCCTGCAACAAGAAATCGTGCTAAAAATGTCCCTCTGCCAGTTTGCACTCCCTCTCGTTTTGCCCGACCCAGAAAACCACTACCACACGTTTCTGCTGTGGGCCATGAGGGGGACTGTGCGGACATGGGGGTCACAGCCCCCGAGGGCGGTGGGCAGCTTCAGAGAAGACAGCATGGTCCTGTCCCGAGCGCCCGCCTTCGCCTTCGTGCGCATGGAGGTCAGCAGCAACTCCAAGTCCCAGCTTCTCAACGCCGTGCTCAGCCCTGGCCACAGGCAGCGGGACTGTTTCTGGCATCGGGATCTGAACTTGGGCACCAACCCTCGGGAGATTGCAGACGGGCTGGTGGAAATTTCCTGGTTCCTTCCCAGTGGCAGGGAGGACTTGGACATCTTCCCGGAGCCCGTGGCCTTTCTGAACCTGAGAGGTGACATCGGCTCTCACTGGCTGCAGTTTAAGCTCTTGACCGAAATCTCCTCGGCCGTGTTCATCTTGACTGACAACATCAGTAAGAAGGAATACAAACTGCTGTACTCCATGAAGGGGTCGGCCACGAAATACTACTTCATCCTGAGCCCCTACCGTGGGAAGCGAAACACGAACCTGAGGTTTCTGAACAGGTTAATCCCCGTGCTGAAGATGGACCACTCGCACGTGCTGGTGAAGGTCAGCAGCACGGACAGCGCGGGCTTCGTGCGCAGGGTCCGCGCCATCGTGGCGCACGTGGCCCGGTCCCCCTGCAGGCGGGTCTCCGTGGAGGACATGGCGAATGCGGCCCGCAAGCTGGGGCTGAGGGTCGACGAGGACTGCGCCGAGTGTCAGCGGGCGAAGGGCCGGATGGAGCAGATCACCAGGAAGATCAAGGACTCGGACGCCTACCGCCGGGACGAGCTGCGGCTGCAGGGCGACCCGTGGAGAAAGGCGGCCCAGGTGGAGAAGGAGCTCTGCCAGGTCCAGTGGGCGGGGGACCCTCCTGAGAAGTACAGGGCCGAGCTGAGGCATCGGCTCCTGGAACTTCGGATGCAGCAGAACGGCCACAACCCTGCCTGGGGGCTCCAGGAGTTCATCTCGGGCATCAGCAGCCCGTCTCCGGGCGAGAAGCAGTACTTCCTGAGGTGGATGGAGTGGGGACTGGCCCGGGCGGCCCAGCCAAGGCCAAGACCGTCTCCGGAGACGACGCTTACCCTGAGACCAAAGCACTGCGGGGCCGTGGACCTCGGCGAGCCGCTCTGGCCCGAGCCCCTGGGGGTGGAGCATTTCCTGCGGGAGATGGGGCAGTTCTACGAGGCGGAGAGCTGCCTCGTGGAGGCCGGGAAGCTGCCGGCGGGGCAGAGGCGGTTCGCCCACTTCCCCGGCTTGGCCTTGGAGCTGCTGCTGCGGGGGCTTCCGCTGGAGCTGATCGACGGGAACACGCTGAGCACGCCCCTGCGCTGGGTCACGGGGCTCCTGAAGGAGCTGCACGTCCGCCTGGAGAGGCGCTCGCGCCTGGTCGTGCTGTCGGCGCTCGGCGTGCCGGGTACAGGCAAGTCCACCCTCCTCAACGCCATGTTTGGGCTGCGGTTTGCCACGGGAAGGGGCCGCGGTCCCCGAGGGGCCTTCATGCAGCTCCTCACGGTGGCCGAGAGCTTCAGCCAGGACCTGGGCTGTGACCACATCCTGGTGATAGACTCCGGGGGCCTGATCGGCGGAGTCCTGACCGAGGCGGGGGAGAGGTTTGAGCAGGAGGCTTCCCTGGCCACTTTGATTATGGGGCTGAGCAACGTCACTGTGGTCAGTTTAGCGGAAACGAGGGACATTCCGCCGGCTATCCTGCATGCGTTTCTGAGGCTGGAGAAAACGGGGCACATGCCCAACTATCAGTTCGTGTACCAGAGCCTTCATGACGCGTCCGCCCCCGGCACCAAGCCgagagagaggaagcagctcCTGGCCCAGCCCAGGGATGCGAGCAGAGCCACGGTGCAAATGGAGGATCAGGGGGGCGGGATCCGGACGCTGGCCGGCCTGGCCTTTTGTGACCCTGAGAAGCAGCACGTTTGGCACATCCCTGGCCTGTGGCACGGAGTGCCCCCCATGGCCGCTGTGAGCTTGGGGTACAGCGAGGCCATTTTTGAACTGAAGAGGTGCCTGCTGGAGAACATCCGGAATGGCCTGTCCAACCAAAACAAAAACGTTCAGCAGCTCATCGAGCTGGTACGACGGCTGTGA
- the URGCP gene encoding up-regulator of cell proliferation isoform X2: MEGDDDGPNEAQDSDFPTVERSRLQEMLSLLGLETYQAQKLSLQDSLQISSDSVKNWAPHAPKDLPWSFLRKLQALNAEARNTTMVLDAPPDARPVEKESQVEEETIYWDTADDISADIYSFSELPTPDTPVNPLDLLCALLLSSDSFLQQEIVLKMSLCQFALPLVLPDPENHYHTFLLWAMRGTVRTWGSQPPRAVGSFREDSMVLSRAPAFAFVRMEVSSNSKSQLLNAVLSPGHRQRDCFWHRDLNLGTNPREIADGLVEISWFLPSGREDLDIFPEPVAFLNLRGDIGSHWLQFKLLTEISSAVFILTDNISKKEYKLLYSMKGSATKYYFILSPYRGKRNTNLRFLNRLIPVLKMDHSHVLVKVSSTDSAGFVRRVRAIVAHVARSPCRRVSVEDMANAARKLGLRVDEDCAECQRAKGRMEQITRKIKDSDAYRRDELRLQGDPWRKAAQVEKELCQVQWAGDPPEKYRAELRHRLLELRMQQNGHNPAWGLQEFISGISSPSPGEKQYFLRWMEWGLARAAQPRPRPSPETTLTLRPKHCGAVDLGEPLWPEPLGVEHFLREMGQFYEAESCLVEAGKLPAGQRRFAHFPGLALELLLRGLPLELIDGNTLSTPLRWVTGLLKELHVRLERRSRLVVLSALGVPGTGKSTLLNAMFGLRFATGRGRGPRGAFMQLLTVAESFSQDLGCDHILVIDSGGLIGGVLTEAGERFEQEASLATLIMGLSNVTVVSLAETRDIPPAILHAFLRLEKTGHMPNYQFVYQSLHDASAPGTKPRERKQLLAQPRDASRATVQMEDQGGGIRTLAGLAFCDPEKQHVWHIPGLWHGVPPMAAVSLGYSEAIFELKRCLLENIRNGLSNQNKNVQQLIELVRRL; the protein is encoded by the exons atggaaggaGATGATG ATGGTCCGAATGAGGCTCAGGACAGTGACTTTCCAACAG TGGAGAGGAGCAGACTACAAGAAATGCTGTCCCTCTTGGGACTAGAGACGTACCAGGCGCAGAAGCTCAGCCTCCAGGACTCCTTGCAGATCAGCAGTGACAGCGTGAAGAACTGGGCTCCTCACGCTCCCAAAGACTTGCCCTGGAGTTTCCTCAGGAAGCTGCAGGCCCTCAACGCCGAGGCCAGGAACACCACCATGGTGCTGGACGCGCCCCCGGACGCCAGGCCTGTGGAGAAGGAGAGCCAGGTGGAAGAGGAGACCATCTACTGGGACACGGCCGACGACATCTCCGCGGACATCTATTCCTTCTCCGAGCTGCCGACGCCCGACACGCCTGTGAACCCCTTGGACCTTCTCTGTGCCCTCCTGCTCTCCTCAGATAGTTTCCTGCAACAAGAAATCGTGCTAAAAATGTCCCTCTGCCAGTTTGCACTCCCTCTCGTTTTGCCCGACCCAGAAAACCACTACCACACGTTTCTGCTGTGGGCCATGAGGGGGACTGTGCGGACATGGGGGTCACAGCCCCCGAGGGCGGTGGGCAGCTTCAGAGAAGACAGCATGGTCCTGTCCCGAGCGCCCGCCTTCGCCTTCGTGCGCATGGAGGTCAGCAGCAACTCCAAGTCCCAGCTTCTCAACGCCGTGCTCAGCCCTGGCCACAGGCAGCGGGACTGTTTCTGGCATCGGGATCTGAACTTGGGCACCAACCCTCGGGAGATTGCAGACGGGCTGGTGGAAATTTCCTGGTTCCTTCCCAGTGGCAGGGAGGACTTGGACATCTTCCCGGAGCCCGTGGCCTTTCTGAACCTGAGAGGTGACATCGGCTCTCACTGGCTGCAGTTTAAGCTCTTGACCGAAATCTCCTCGGCCGTGTTCATCTTGACTGACAACATCAGTAAGAAGGAATACAAACTGCTGTACTCCATGAAGGGGTCGGCCACGAAATACTACTTCATCCTGAGCCCCTACCGTGGGAAGCGAAACACGAACCTGAGGTTTCTGAACAGGTTAATCCCCGTGCTGAAGATGGACCACTCGCACGTGCTGGTGAAGGTCAGCAGCACGGACAGCGCGGGCTTCGTGCGCAGGGTCCGCGCCATCGTGGCGCACGTGGCCCGGTCCCCCTGCAGGCGGGTCTCCGTGGAGGACATGGCGAATGCGGCCCGCAAGCTGGGGCTGAGGGTCGACGAGGACTGCGCCGAGTGTCAGCGGGCGAAGGGCCGGATGGAGCAGATCACCAGGAAGATCAAGGACTCGGACGCCTACCGCCGGGACGAGCTGCGGCTGCAGGGCGACCCGTGGAGAAAGGCGGCCCAGGTGGAGAAGGAGCTCTGCCAGGTCCAGTGGGCGGGGGACCCTCCTGAGAAGTACAGGGCCGAGCTGAGGCATCGGCTCCTGGAACTTCGGATGCAGCAGAACGGCCACAACCCTGCCTGGGGGCTCCAGGAGTTCATCTCGGGCATCAGCAGCCCGTCTCCGGGCGAGAAGCAGTACTTCCTGAGGTGGATGGAGTGGGGACTGGCCCGGGCGGCCCAGCCAAGGCCAAGACCGTCTCCGGAGACGACGCTTACCCTGAGACCAAAGCACTGCGGGGCCGTGGACCTCGGCGAGCCGCTCTGGCCCGAGCCCCTGGGGGTGGAGCATTTCCTGCGGGAGATGGGGCAGTTCTACGAGGCGGAGAGCTGCCTCGTGGAGGCCGGGAAGCTGCCGGCGGGGCAGAGGCGGTTCGCCCACTTCCCCGGCTTGGCCTTGGAGCTGCTGCTGCGGGGGCTTCCGCTGGAGCTGATCGACGGGAACACGCTGAGCACGCCCCTGCGCTGGGTCACGGGGCTCCTGAAGGAGCTGCACGTCCGCCTGGAGAGGCGCTCGCGCCTGGTCGTGCTGTCGGCGCTCGGCGTGCCGGGTACAGGCAAGTCCACCCTCCTCAACGCCATGTTTGGGCTGCGGTTTGCCACGGGAAGGGGCCGCGGTCCCCGAGGGGCCTTCATGCAGCTCCTCACGGTGGCCGAGAGCTTCAGCCAGGACCTGGGCTGTGACCACATCCTGGTGATAGACTCCGGGGGCCTGATCGGCGGAGTCCTGACCGAGGCGGGGGAGAGGTTTGAGCAGGAGGCTTCCCTGGCCACTTTGATTATGGGGCTGAGCAACGTCACTGTGGTCAGTTTAGCGGAAACGAGGGACATTCCGCCGGCTATCCTGCATGCGTTTCTGAGGCTGGAGAAAACGGGGCACATGCCCAACTATCAGTTCGTGTACCAGAGCCTTCATGACGCGTCCGCCCCCGGCACCAAGCCgagagagaggaagcagctcCTGGCCCAGCCCAGGGATGCGAGCAGAGCCACGGTGCAAATGGAGGATCAGGGGGGCGGGATCCGGACGCTGGCCGGCCTGGCCTTTTGTGACCCTGAGAAGCAGCACGTTTGGCACATCCCTGGCCTGTGGCACGGAGTGCCCCCCATGGCCGCTGTGAGCTTGGGGTACAGCGAGGCCATTTTTGAACTGAAGAGGTGCCTGCTGGAGAACATCCGGAATGGCCTGTCCAACCAAAACAAAAACGTTCAGCAGCTCATCGAGCTGGTACGACGGCTGTGA